CCATAACGACCTGCTCTCCCGGATGTGGCGGGCGGGCGGGCGGGCGGCGACCGCCGAGATGGCCGGAGGCGGCACGGGTGCCATCGACCTGCCGAAGGCGCGTGCGGGCGGTTTCGGCGGCGGGTTCTTCGCGGTGTATGTAAGCTCCCGCGCGGGTATGGATCTCGACGCGCTCTACGAGCTGATGCGCCAGCCCAGCTACGACATCGCGCTCCCCGATCCGATCGACTGCGAGGACGCCCTGCCCATCGTCCTGGGCCAGATGGCGATCCTTTTCGCGCTGGAGCGCGAGGGGCACCTGCGGGTCTGCCGCAG
This portion of the uncultured Jannaschia sp. genome encodes:
- a CDS encoding membrane dipeptidase — translated: MTDTAPYIFDGHNDLLSRMWRAGGRAATAEMAGGGTGAIDLPKARAGGFGGGFFAVYVSSRAGMDLDALYELMRQPSYDIALPDPIDCEDALPIVLGQMAILFALEREGHLRVCR